One window of Pyrus communis chromosome 12, drPyrComm1.1, whole genome shotgun sequence genomic DNA carries:
- the LOC137710850 gene encoding phosphoglycerate mutase-like protein AT74H yields the protein MAMAQFCFSACLCYNSCFPRNSNLSLTLLSGSPKRKPLENGVLSFNTIQCRVNHNGTVEHSYNGLSSFPEKHLHGRSASGSKSPPPRPRRIILVRHGQSEGNVDESAYTRISDPKIGLTGKGLADAEDCGRRIREMIEGDKAHNWKVYFYVSPYRRTVETLKGLGRAFERSRIAGMRVEPRLREQDFGNFQDREKMRVEKAIRMLYGRFFYRFPNGESAADVYDRITGFRETLRSDIDIGRFQPPGERNPNINLVLVSHGLTLRVFLMRWYKWTVEQFERLNNLGNGGMVVMERGYGGRYSLLMHHTEEELRQFGMTDEMLVDQEWQKYAKPGELNYDCPMLNSFFTHFANGDDDGNRAAVSLGADT from the exons ATGGCAATGGCTCAATTTTGCTTCTCTGCTTGCCTGTGTTACAATTCTTGCTTTCCAAGAAATTCAAATCTTTCTCTCACACTTCTGTCGGGTTCACCTAAACGTAAGCCACTAGAAAATGGGGTGCTTAGTTTCAACACAATCCAATGCCGTGTGAACCATAATGGGACAGTTGAGCATTCTTATAATGGGTTGTCTAGCTTTCCCGAAAAGCATTTGCATGGAAGGTCAGCTAGTGGTTCGAAATCTCCACCCCCTAGGCCTCGCCGGATAATCTTGGTTCGACATGGGCAGAGTGAAGGAAATGTAGATGAGAGTGCTTATACAAGAATTTCTGATCCAAAGATTGGACTGACAGGGAAAGGGTTGGCTGATGCTGAGGATTGTGGGAGGAGGATAAGGGAGATGATTGAGGGGGACAAAGCGCATAATTGGAAGGTCTACTTTTATGTATCTCCTTATAGAAGGACAGTCGAAACATTGAAGGGTTTGGGTAGAGCATTTGAGCGCTCAAGAATCGCCGGCATGAGAGTAGAGCCTCGGCTTAGAGAGCAGGATTTCG GGAATTTTCAGGATAGGGAGAAGATGAGAGTAGAGAAAGCGATTCGCATGCTTTATGGGCGTTTCTTTTATCGGTTTCCTAATGGGGAATCTGCAGCTGATGTTTATGATAGGATTACAG GATTTAGAGAAACACTAAGATCAGATATCGATATAGGACGATTTCAGCCACCGGGCGAGAGAAATCCAAACATCAACTTGGTGCTAGTTTCACATGGTCTAACGCTTAGAGTGTTCCTCATGAGATGGTACAAATGGACAGTGGAGCAATTTGAGAGGCTGAATAACCTTGGTAATGGAGGCATGGTTGTCATGGAAAGAGGCTATGGTGGAAG GTACAGTTTGTTAATGCACCACACTGAAGAGGAGCTAAGACAGTTTGGAATGACAGATGAAATGCTCGTTGATCAAGAATG GCAAAAATATGCAAAACCTGGGGAGCTGAACTACGATTGCCCGATGCTAAATTCCTTCTTCACCCACTTCGCTAATGGTGACGATGATGGTAATCGCGCAGCCGTTAGCCTTGGAGCTGATACATGA
- the LOC137710947 gene encoding BTB/POZ domain-containing protein At1g63850-like has translation MAAAATPTTTTTSSANITDLHSHTNPSKTRAKHRRCRDSTTLSSPPASAAAAPPNPARKLGPPTIVSSENTWCCFASKDSKPISAKPRLAQPINPDHNPDPVQTYPSGKPPSSSPSSFRIRFAPGSRSPVMDFTPALTNGHSGQRDSFNSSFSRFNSMLTAGLLNPMSPPPQSDKTTLSEIMANEPEMAQPRFPIHQNGVGSSSGRKTLVGLVQDKQALMMQRVSDLLTENRSPGNQFNDPSSSDIKLTLSSKDGFSVSMNVHRQILVAHSRFFAVKLSERWVKQQRMTLSSSPPYNVEIADCDDVEVYIEALRLMYCKDLRRWLMKEDVPKVLGILKVSAAIGFDAGVLSCLEYLEAAPWAEDEEEKVASLMFELRLEGSGAGEVLKRISVEVANGAEEGNNNEEVLVKLLHVVLEGKDEKARREMKGLVSKMLRENSSHNDLRKESLYSACDGCLQLLRHHFSRAAESDLQDVGQIARQADNLHWILDILIDRQMAEEFLATWASQTELSEAHSKVAAVHRYEISRVTARLFVGLGKGQLLVSKDVRFLLLRTWLVPFYDDFAWMRRASKGLDRHSIEDGLSNTILTLPLAWQKEILLAWFNRFLNSGEDCPNIQRGFEVWWRRAFWRRNDEQERPRPLRTTTATMEDS, from the exons GCGACTCCACCACCCTATCTTCCCCACCTGCCTCCGCCGCCGCCGCACCACCCAACCCTGCTCGAAAGCTCGGCCCGCCCACCATTGTCTCATCCGAGAACACCTGGTGCTGTTTCGCCTCAAAAGACTCGAAACCCATCTCCGCCAAGCCACGCCTGGCGCAACCCATTAACCCTGATCATAATCCCGACCCGGTTCAGACATACCCATCTGGGAAACCGCCTTCTTCTTCGCCGTCCTCGTTCCGGATCCGATTCGCGCCGGGTAGTCGCTCTCCGGTCATGGATTTTACTCCGGCGTTGACAAATGGCCATTCTGGTCAAAGAGATTCGTTTAATTCCAGCTTCAGCAGGTTCAATTCAATGCTCACGGCCGGGTTATTGAACCCCATGTCGCCGCCGCCGCAATCCGATAAGACGACCCTGTCCGAAATAATGGCTAACGAGCCGGAAATGGCCCAACCGAGATTCCCGATCCACCAGAACGGCGTCGGTTCGTCAAGCGGGCGCAAAACCCTTGTGGGTTTGGTTCAGGACAAGCAGGCGTTGATGATGCAGCGGGTTTCCGATCTGCTGACGGAGAATCGGAGCCCCGGGAACCAGTTCAACGACCCGTCGAGCAGTGACATTAAGCTCACTCTTAGCTCCAAAGATGGGTTCAGCGTATCGATGAATGTGCACCGGCAGATACTCGTCGCGCACAGTCGATTCTTCGCGGTGAAGCTCTCGGAGAGGTGGGTCAAGCAACAGAGGATGACGCTGTCGTCGTCGCCGCCGTACAATGTGGAGATTGCAGACTGTGATGACGTGGAGGTTTATATCGAGGCCTTGAGGTTGATGTACTGTAAGGATCTGAGGAGGTGGCTGATGAAGGAGGATGTTCCTAAAGTGCTTGGAATTTTGAAg GTTTCGGCAGCAATTGGATTCGATGCCGGTGTTTTATCTTGTTTAGAATACTTAGAAGCTGCCCCATGGGCTGAGGATGAAGAGGAGAAGGTGGCATCACTCATGTTTGAGCTCCGCCTCGAAGGCAGTGGAGCAGGGGAAGTACTCAAGAGGATCTCTGTCGAAGTTGCCAATGGGGCTGAAGAGGGTAACAACAATGAAGAAGTTCTTGTAAAGCTTCTGCATGTGGTTCTTGAGGGCAAAGATGAGAAGGCCAGACGTGAGATGAAAGGATTGGTATCAAAGATGCTTCGTGAGAATTCATCTCATAATGATCTCCGGAAAGAGTCCTTGTACTCGGCTTGTGACGGGTGTTTGCAATTGCTTCGCCACCATTTTTCTCGGGCAGCAGAGTCAGACTTGCAAGACGTGGGTCAGATTGCAAGGCAAGCGGATAATTTGCATTGGATTTTGGATATTTTGATTGACAGACAAATGGCTGAAGAGTTCTTGGCAACATGGGCATCGCAAACTGAATTGTCTGAGGCGCATTCTAAAGTGGCTGCAGTTCATAGATACGAGATTAGCAGGGTTACTGCTCGTCTCTTTGTCGGGCTGGGAAAGGGGCAGCTATTGGTTTCCAAGGATGTGAGGTTCTTGCTTTTACGTACGTGGTTGGTCCCTTTTTACGATGATTTTGCTTGGATGAGGAGGGCGTCGAAGGGCCTGGACAGGCACTCAATTGAGGATGGTCTAAGTAACACAATCCTCACCCTGCCCTTAGCATGGCAGAAGGAAATTTTGCTGGCTTGGTTTAATCGGTTCTTGAACTCCGGTGAAGATTGCCCTAATATACAAAGAGGATTTGAAGTTTGGTGGAGGAGGGCCTTTTGGAGGCGGAATGACGAGCAGGAAAGACCACGGCCATTACGGACTACAACTGCAACCATGGAAGACTCATAG